A window of Paenibacillus sp. 19GGS1-52 contains these coding sequences:
- a CDS encoding threonine/serine exporter family protein, which yields MILQLVTSFIATATFCILFNAPRRALLQCGIAGMVSWMVYLLLDQQWEAVIATFGATVVVGFISQIFARSFKMPVIIFSVGGVIPLVPGGLAYDAMRKFVENDYIEAVKFATQALLLSGAIAAGLVLSEVLGQMFLRRSK from the coding sequence ATGATTTTGCAACTAGTAACCAGTTTTATCGCGACTGCCACGTTCTGCATTCTGTTCAATGCGCCGCGGCGCGCGCTGCTGCAATGCGGAATTGCCGGCATGGTGAGCTGGATGGTCTATTTACTGCTGGACCAGCAGTGGGAAGCGGTCATTGCGACTTTCGGGGCTACCGTTGTGGTCGGGTTCATCAGCCAAATTTTTGCCCGTTCGTTCAAGATGCCTGTGATTATTTTCAGTGTCGGTGGCGTGATCCCGCTTGTCCCGGGTGGACTTGCTTATGACGCGATGCGGAAGTTCGTGGAGAATGATTATATCGAGGCGGTAAAGTTTGCTACCCAGGCTTTATTGCTCTCCGGGGCTATTGCCGCCGGGCTTGTGCTTAGCGAGGTGCTTGGACAAATGTTTCTGCGGAGAAGCAAATGA
- a CDS encoding YitT family protein, with protein MRSWPRYVIILVGSLFIAVGTNFFLVPYKILDGGIIGIALIINYLSGAKIGPAIILCSIPVFLLAWLKDRDVFYTSVLGLLSSSFLIELLGPFQYYFLYYIELGSISSAIIGGFLMGSGLGLMLRFKASTGGTDLLARYITRYIPMNVGLIIFLTDALIISAGGVLISKETFLHSILTIASGGVATGLLTLDS; from the coding sequence ATGCGGTCATGGCCTAGATACGTCATCATTTTGGTAGGAAGCTTATTTATTGCCGTAGGAACTAACTTTTTCCTTGTCCCTTACAAAATTCTGGATGGCGGGATCATCGGGATAGCCCTTATTATCAATTATTTGTCCGGTGCCAAAATTGGACCAGCAATTATACTCTGCAGCATCCCGGTATTCCTGCTGGCTTGGCTGAAGGATCGGGATGTCTTTTACACTAGTGTATTGGGTCTGTTATCTTCGTCGTTCCTCATCGAGTTGCTTGGCCCGTTTCAGTATTACTTCTTGTATTATATTGAGCTTGGCTCTATCTCCAGTGCTATAATCGGCGGTTTTCTGATGGGCAGTGGTCTCGGGCTAATGCTTCGCTTCAAAGCAAGTACGGGCGGCACGGATCTGCTTGCCCGCTACATTACGAGGTATATTCCGATGAATGTTGGACTCATCATTTTCTTGACAGATGCCTTGATTATTAGCGCGGGCGGGGTATTGATTTCCAAGGAAACTTTTCTGCATTCGATCTTGACCATTGCCTCCGGCGGAGTGGCTACTGGCCTGTTAACCCTTGATTCCTAA
- a CDS encoding beta-L-arabinofuranosidase domain-containing protein codes for MSKVTIKDEFWGRYIQLVQDVVIPYQYEALHDRVPEAEPSHAIANFEIAAGRKKGEFHGFVFQDSDVAKWLEAVGYSLTIKRDAELERQADEVIDLIGEAQQADGYLNTYFTIKEPGKRWTNLNDCHELYCAGHFIEAAVSYYEATGKRKLLDIMCRMVDYIDSVFGPEEGKIRGYDGHQEIELALVKLYRLTGEEKYLLLSSFFIDQRGQQPHFLEQEWEKRGRTSYWVGKTDTLDVKYNQAHLPVREQSVAVGHSVRAVYMYTAMADLAALTGDEALRKACIRLWNNLADKQMYITGGIGSTHAGEAFTFDYDLPNDTVYAETCASIGLIFFAQRMLQLSPDAQYADVMERALYNNVLGSMAQDGKHYFYVNPLEVWPQACNCNPDKRHVKSERQGWFGCACCPPNVARLLTSLNQYIYTTHGDTLYTNLYIGSELNTKLGDTQVTIHQQSNYPWEGTVTMQVNPAAAAEFGIALRIPSWSQGMEIRVNGELLNMAMDVEQGYRIIRRVWAAGDVIEVQVPMEAHRVYAHPLLQADAHKTAIQRGPLVYCLEGTDNGQSLSSISLSGDVAFTEVFDKTLLGGAVVVEGSGFCVEQESWNGGLYGREKAAVQPVTLKAIPYYLWGNRGSGEMKVWIPEGKA; via the coding sequence ATGAGCAAAGTGACGATTAAAGACGAATTCTGGGGACGCTATATTCAGCTAGTGCAGGATGTAGTTATTCCGTATCAATATGAGGCATTGCATGATAGGGTGCCAGAAGCGGAGCCAAGCCATGCGATAGCTAACTTCGAGATTGCTGCTGGCCGGAAGAAAGGTGAATTCCACGGCTTTGTATTTCAGGATAGTGATGTGGCCAAGTGGCTGGAGGCCGTGGGCTACTCATTGACCATTAAGCGTGATGCCGAGCTTGAGCGGCAGGCGGACGAGGTCATTGATCTCATTGGTGAAGCGCAGCAGGCGGACGGTTATTTGAATACTTATTTTACGATAAAAGAGCCCGGCAAACGCTGGACCAATCTGAACGATTGCCATGAGCTTTATTGCGCCGGGCATTTCATTGAAGCCGCTGTATCTTATTATGAAGCCACCGGCAAAAGAAAACTGCTCGACATTATGTGCCGGATGGTCGACTACATTGATTCGGTCTTCGGACCAGAAGAAGGCAAGATCCGTGGGTATGATGGGCATCAGGAGATTGAACTGGCCCTTGTTAAATTGTATCGTCTAACCGGAGAAGAGAAATACCTGTTGCTCAGCAGTTTTTTTATTGACCAAAGAGGGCAGCAGCCACACTTTCTGGAGCAGGAATGGGAGAAACGCGGGCGTACTAGTTATTGGGTCGGAAAGACGGACACTCTGGATGTGAAATACAACCAGGCCCATCTTCCAGTAAGGGAGCAGAGTGTGGCTGTAGGTCATTCCGTCCGCGCTGTATATATGTACACAGCCATGGCTGATTTGGCGGCACTTACAGGTGACGAAGCACTGCGCAAGGCTTGCATTAGACTGTGGAACAATCTGGCAGATAAGCAGATGTACATTACGGGTGGAATTGGGTCCACACATGCGGGTGAAGCATTCACATTCGATTATGATCTGCCGAATGACACGGTGTACGCAGAGACTTGCGCCTCGATTGGTCTGATTTTTTTCGCACAGCGCATGCTGCAGCTCTCGCCGGATGCACAGTACGCTGATGTGATGGAACGGGCGCTATATAACAATGTACTGGGCTCTATGGCGCAGGACGGCAAGCATTATTTCTATGTCAATCCGCTCGAAGTATGGCCACAGGCCTGCAACTGTAACCCGGATAAACGGCATGTGAAGTCTGAGCGTCAAGGCTGGTTCGGCTGCGCTTGCTGTCCACCCAATGTGGCCCGGCTGCTGACCTCGCTCAATCAATACATTTACACCACCCATGGCGACACGCTCTACACCAATTTATATATTGGCAGCGAGCTGAACACGAAACTCGGCGATACACAGGTTACGATTCACCAGCAAAGCAATTATCCATGGGAAGGCACAGTGACTATGCAGGTTAATCCGGCAGCAGCAGCGGAATTCGGAATTGCGCTGCGTATCCCTTCTTGGAGCCAGGGGATGGAGATTAGAGTGAATGGCGAACTGCTGAATATGGCTATGGATGTAGAGCAGGGCTACCGGATCATCCGCAGAGTATGGGCAGCAGGGGATGTTATTGAAGTCCAAGTGCCGATGGAGGCGCATCGTGTATATGCTCATCCGTTGCTGCAGGCTGATGCCCATAAGACCGCCATTCAACGTGGACCCTTGGTATATTGCCTCGAAGGCACCGATAACGGCCAGTCTTTAAGCTCAATTTCTCTAAGCGGAGATGTGGCGTTCACAGAAGTTTTTGACAAGACGCTGCTCGGAGGAGCGGTAGTGGTTGAAGGGAGTGGCTTCTGCGTGGAGCAGGAGAGCTGGAACGGCGGTCTCTACGGCAGAGAAAAGGCTGCGGTTCAACCCGTTACGCTCAAGGCGATTCCTTATTATCTATGGGGGAACCGTGGCAGCGGGGAGATGAAGGTGTGGATTCCGGAAGGCAAAGCGTAA
- a CDS encoding LacI family DNA-binding transcriptional regulator — translation MRSEDIAKLAGVSRSTVSRVINNYSNVPEETRAKVLKVIEQHQYEPNSFARALAGKKTDTIGLFAISMNEKENTTRIYQNNYFAPFVDAVVDTANARGCYVLIHTVYSPDDFLKVKQAFLQKRIDGGIIVGTQKDIDIVREMVGLDSPLVLIDYDISEIMSEHLDRNHLAVVNSKDYEGTTEAIEYLIGLGHAEIGIICGRMNTYSGRERYMAYEDTLKRHGLPLNENFILQGDFLKETAYEVVKKLLASGGPLPTAFFSSNDDMAISAMEAFSEQDIAVPEEMSIAGFDDIQMASRIQPKLTTVRLPIYEMSKAAVEKVIELCDSQQPTFSTISFPARLIERDSCQPPKQ, via the coding sequence ATGCGCAGCGAAGATATAGCCAAGTTGGCTGGGGTTTCCCGAAGCACGGTATCCCGCGTGATCAACAACTATTCCAATGTCCCTGAAGAGACTCGTGCTAAAGTACTGAAGGTAATTGAACAGCATCAGTACGAGCCGAACAGCTTTGCACGGGCTCTAGCCGGTAAGAAGACGGATACTATTGGGCTGTTCGCCATTAGCATGAACGAGAAAGAGAATACGACCCGGATCTATCAGAATAACTACTTCGCTCCATTCGTCGATGCCGTAGTGGATACAGCGAATGCTCGCGGATGTTATGTGCTGATTCACACCGTATACTCTCCCGACGATTTCCTGAAGGTGAAGCAGGCCTTTCTGCAGAAACGGATTGACGGCGGCATCATCGTCGGCACTCAGAAGGATATTGATATTGTCCGGGAAATGGTGGGTCTTGACTCCCCGCTCGTGCTGATTGATTATGACATTTCAGAGATTATGTCAGAACATCTCGATCGTAATCATTTAGCTGTTGTGAACTCTAAAGACTATGAGGGCACAACGGAAGCCATCGAATACTTGATTGGCCTTGGACATGCAGAGATTGGCATCATCTGCGGACGAATGAATACGTATTCAGGACGAGAACGCTATATGGCCTATGAGGATACGCTGAAGCGGCATGGCCTTCCGCTGAATGAGAACTTCATTCTGCAGGGGGATTTTCTGAAAGAGACGGCTTATGAAGTGGTGAAGAAGCTACTGGCTTCCGGTGGGCCTTTACCAACTGCTTTCTTCTCTTCGAACGACGACATGGCTATTTCAGCGATGGAAGCGTTCTCTGAGCAGGATATAGCTGTTCCTGAGGAGATGTCGATTGCCGGCTTCGATGATATCCAGATGGCCTCGCGCATTCAGCCCAAGTTAACCACCGTCCGCTTGCCGATCTACGAAATGTCCAAAGCTGCCGTAGAGAAGGTGATCGAGCTGTGCGATTCACAGCAGCCGACCTTTAGCACGATCAGTTTTCCGGCACGGCTGATTGAGAGAGATTCCTGCCAGCCGCCCAAGCAGTAA
- a CDS encoding glycosyl transferase, with translation MKFGTFDDTRKEYVINTPKTPYPWINYLGNEQFFGLISNTAGGYSFYRDARLRRLTRYRYNNIPMDSGGRYYYLYDDGDFWTPGWMPVKRDLDFYECRHGLGYTSITGERNGISVNQLAFVPLGHNAEVHRLVVKNTGTAQKSVKLFSFAEFCLWNAQDDMTNFQRNLSTGEVEVQDSVIYHKTEYRERRNHYAYYSVNKEIAGFDTDRESFVGMYNGLESPQVVAAGEASNSVASGWSPIGSHALNITLEPGEEQSFIFVLGYIENEEDDKWESLNVINKKPALAVVEQFATDAQVDAALADLAAHWDNLLSKYQIKSGDDKLDRMVNIWNPYQCMVTFNMSRSASYFESGIGRGMGFRDSNQDLLGFVHQIPERARERILDIAATQFEDGSAYHQYQPLTKKGNNEVGTGFNDDPLWLISGTAAYIKETGDTSILDEQVPFDSDLNNTATLFEHLRLSFEHVTNNLGPHGLPLIGRADWNDCLNLNCFSTEPGESFQTTANIEGRVAESVFIAGLFVFVGPDYAEICRTRGLSDVAADAEDKIENMREITLTHGYDGDWFLRAYDHYGDKVGSKDNEEGQIFIEPQGMCVMAGIGVENGQAEKALTSVKERLDTKYGIVLQQPPYSKYYLNLGEISTYPPGYKENAGIFCHNNPWIMMAETMLGHGDRAFELYAKIAPSYLEDISEIHRTEPYVYSQMIAGKDAVRHGEAKNSWLTGTAAWNYVAITQSILGIQADFNGLKIDPCIPTEWDSFEITRVFRGDTYVIQIKNPNHVSKGVASITLDGAAVEGNIIAPVGDGAVHTVVVELG, from the coding sequence ATGAAATTCGGAACTTTTGATGACACTCGTAAAGAGTATGTAATTAACACACCTAAAACGCCTTACCCATGGATTAACTACCTCGGCAACGAGCAATTTTTCGGCCTAATCTCTAATACTGCCGGTGGCTATTCCTTCTATAGAGATGCTCGTCTCAGAAGATTAACCCGTTACCGCTATAACAATATCCCGATGGATTCGGGTGGACGTTACTACTACCTGTATGACGATGGTGATTTCTGGACCCCGGGCTGGATGCCGGTTAAACGCGATCTTGATTTCTACGAATGCCGTCATGGTCTGGGCTACACTTCGATCACTGGCGAACGTAACGGAATTTCTGTTAACCAGCTTGCTTTTGTACCCCTCGGCCACAATGCTGAAGTACATCGTCTGGTCGTGAAGAACACGGGCACTGCGCAGAAATCAGTTAAGTTGTTCTCTTTTGCAGAATTCTGTCTGTGGAATGCTCAGGACGATATGACCAACTTCCAACGCAATCTCAGCACAGGTGAGGTTGAAGTGCAGGATTCCGTGATCTATCACAAAACAGAATACCGCGAACGCAGAAATCACTATGCTTACTACTCTGTGAACAAAGAAATCGCTGGTTTTGATACTGACCGTGAATCCTTTGTAGGTATGTACAATGGCCTGGAAAGCCCACAAGTCGTAGCTGCCGGAGAAGCAAGCAATTCCGTAGCCAGCGGCTGGTCCCCTATCGGCTCCCACGCGCTGAACATTACGCTTGAACCAGGCGAAGAGCAAAGCTTCATCTTTGTACTCGGCTACATTGAGAATGAAGAAGATGACAAATGGGAATCACTGAACGTCATTAACAAAAAACCGGCACTGGCTGTTGTAGAGCAATTTGCTACAGATGCTCAAGTGGATGCTGCTCTTGCTGACTTAGCTGCCCACTGGGATAACCTGCTGTCCAAATATCAGATCAAGAGTGGCGACGACAAGCTGGACCGCATGGTTAATATCTGGAACCCGTATCAATGTATGGTTACCTTCAACATGTCCCGTTCTGCTTCTTACTTTGAATCCGGTATCGGCCGTGGAATGGGCTTCCGCGATTCGAATCAGGACTTGCTCGGATTTGTACACCAAATTCCTGAGCGTGCACGCGAACGTATTCTCGATATCGCCGCTACGCAGTTTGAAGATGGCAGCGCGTATCACCAATACCAACCGCTCACCAAAAAAGGCAATAACGAAGTCGGCACCGGCTTTAATGATGATCCACTATGGTTGATTTCCGGAACGGCTGCCTACATCAAAGAAACTGGCGATACTTCCATTCTTGATGAGCAAGTTCCATTTGACAGCGACCTGAACAACACCGCTACCCTGTTCGAGCACTTGAGACTTTCCTTCGAGCATGTCACCAATAATCTCGGACCTCACGGCTTGCCGCTGATCGGCCGGGCGGACTGGAATGACTGTCTGAACCTGAATTGCTTCTCTACAGAACCCGGTGAATCCTTCCAGACGACAGCCAACATCGAAGGCCGCGTAGCTGAATCCGTCTTTATCGCAGGTCTGTTCGTCTTCGTTGGACCGGATTATGCTGAAATCTGCCGGACGCGCGGTTTGAGCGACGTTGCTGCTGACGCCGAAGACAAAATCGAGAATATGCGTGAAATTACTCTTACGCATGGCTATGACGGCGATTGGTTCCTGCGTGCTTATGACCACTACGGCGACAAGGTCGGCAGTAAGGATAATGAAGAAGGCCAAATCTTTATCGAGCCACAAGGCATGTGTGTTATGGCTGGTATCGGCGTAGAGAACGGACAAGCGGAGAAAGCTCTTACCTCCGTTAAAGAACGTCTGGACACTAAATATGGTATCGTCTTGCAACAGCCTCCTTACTCCAAATATTATTTGAACCTGGGCGAAATTTCGACGTACCCACCGGGCTACAAAGAAAATGCCGGCATTTTCTGCCACAACAACCCATGGATCATGATGGCTGAAACCATGCTGGGCCATGGCGACAGAGCTTTTGAACTGTATGCCAAGATCGCTCCTTCTTACCTGGAGGATATCAGCGAAATTCACCGTACGGAGCCTTACGTCTACTCCCAGATGATCGCTGGTAAAGATGCGGTTCGTCACGGAGAAGCGAAGAATTCCTGGTTGACGGGTACTGCTGCTTGGAACTATGTAGCGATCACCCAATCCATTCTCGGTATTCAAGCGGATTTCAATGGTCTGAAGATCGATCCTTGTATTCCTACCGAGTGGGACAGCTTCGAAATCACCCGTGTCTTCCGTGGAGATACTTACGTGATCCAGATCAAGAACCCGAACCATGTATCCAAAGGTGTAGCTAGTATTACACTGGATGGCGCAGCTGTAGAAGGCAACATCATCGCTCCTGTGGGCGACGGCGCTGTGCATACAGTAGTTGTTGAGCTTGGTTAA
- a CDS encoding AraC family transcriptional regulator encodes MTFSPSYIHLAAPPFPYFLECDRTVYQPGDQHPNRNCMGKFDLLLVEQGCLFIGEEDKQWEVTAGSTLLLLPDRYHYSVKPCLETTSFVWIHFHTVGEWTVAEGEPVFVNREMHFQQFLTHPYTIRVPQFGPLPGSFEHSGQAELLLQLASGRRSSAVWQQQRIFEEMLRMMDLAQHDASGSQAVEIAEQTEAYIRNHYAEPVTNASLSEALHFHYNYLGRCMKRVYGLTPLEYLADYRLEQAKLLLLKTEISVAGIAERTGFESTPYFSRRFEEQIGISPLRFRKRYSR; translated from the coding sequence ATGACATTCAGTCCTTCTTATATTCACCTTGCTGCACCGCCCTTTCCCTATTTCCTAGAATGTGATCGCACGGTATATCAGCCTGGAGATCAGCATCCAAACCGGAACTGTATGGGCAAATTTGACCTACTGCTTGTCGAGCAGGGGTGTTTATTCATCGGTGAAGAGGATAAACAATGGGAAGTGACGGCTGGATCTACCCTGCTGCTGCTGCCTGACCGCTATCATTATTCCGTCAAGCCCTGCTTGGAGACTACCTCGTTCGTATGGATTCATTTTCACACGGTTGGAGAATGGACTGTGGCCGAGGGTGAGCCTGTCTTTGTCAATCGTGAAATGCACTTTCAGCAATTTCTCACACATCCATATACGATTCGCGTGCCACAGTTCGGACCGCTTCCAGGTTCCTTTGAGCATAGTGGTCAAGCAGAGCTGTTATTGCAGTTAGCCAGCGGGCGACGTTCAAGTGCGGTCTGGCAGCAGCAGCGGATCTTTGAAGAGATGCTGCGGATGATGGACCTGGCCCAGCATGATGCCTCAGGGAGTCAGGCTGTGGAAATCGCCGAGCAAACTGAGGCTTATATCCGCAACCATTATGCGGAACCTGTCACCAATGCGTCTCTGTCGGAAGCTCTGCATTTTCACTACAATTATCTGGGTCGCTGTATGAAGCGCGTGTACGGGCTGACGCCGCTGGAATATCTGGCAGATTACCGTCTGGAGCAGGCCAAGCTGCTGTTGCTGAAGACAGAGATCTCTGTAGCGGGGATAGCGGAGCGTACCGGCTTCGAGAGCACCCCCTACTTCTCGCGACGCTTCGAAGAGCAAATTGGCATCTCTCCGCTGCGCTTCCGCAAGCGTTACTCCCGGTAG
- a CDS encoding DegV family protein yields the protein MKPIAWVTDSTSTLDPEFAKNNHVYIVPLRLLVNDECYKENIDITSEQFYDKMRQHERVSSSQPPIGEFIELYEQLKQEYAEIIAIHCSSDLSGTFSTSMQAAEIAQANVVGIDSKVGAYPIREMIMRGIHWQNIGLSVQEIKEKIENIIQNMSFYLIPSNLTQLHRGGRVTGSQLVLSQLLRIHLLLRFDDGKIIVEEKIRTFKKTKQKLLDNLKKDVEMITDVCIMHANNMEEALKLEEEIKNMAPALRTEIMTFIPVAGIHAGEGTLAMAWIKSNSINSINA from the coding sequence GTGAAACCAATCGCTTGGGTAACTGACAGCACCAGTACGCTCGATCCTGAATTCGCCAAGAACAATCATGTATATATTGTTCCACTACGCCTCCTGGTTAATGACGAGTGCTACAAAGAAAATATAGATATTACCTCTGAACAATTTTATGATAAAATGCGCCAGCATGAACGGGTGAGCAGTTCACAACCGCCGATTGGTGAGTTTATTGAACTGTACGAACAATTGAAGCAAGAATACGCGGAAATTATCGCCATTCATTGTTCATCAGATCTTAGCGGTACGTTCAGTACCTCTATGCAGGCTGCTGAGATCGCTCAAGCAAATGTCGTGGGAATTGACTCCAAGGTAGGCGCCTATCCGATCCGTGAAATGATTATGCGGGGAATTCATTGGCAGAACATTGGCCTTTCGGTGCAAGAGATCAAAGAAAAAATCGAGAATATCATTCAGAATATGTCCTTTTACTTAATTCCATCCAATCTGACCCAGCTTCACCGCGGCGGGCGGGTAACGGGCTCTCAGCTTGTGCTCAGCCAACTGCTGCGGATACATCTGCTGTTGCGTTTTGATGATGGGAAAATTATTGTAGAAGAGAAGATTCGTACCTTTAAGAAGACCAAGCAGAAACTGCTCGATAACTTAAAAAAGGATGTTGAGATGATCACAGACGTTTGTATTATGCATGCCAATAATATGGAGGAAGCGCTGAAGCTGGAAGAAGAAATTAAGAATATGGCTCCAGCCTTACGGACAGAGATCATGACCTTTATTCCTGTTGCCGGCATTCATGCGGGTGAAGGTACGCTCGCAATGGCCTGGATCAAGAGCAATAGTATCAATAGCATAAACGCCTGA
- a CDS encoding DNA polymerase IV → MKKDRIIMLSDCQSFYASVEKASSPHYSNKPLVVAGDPARRSGIVLAACPLAKTYGITTAETLREALAKCPELIVVRPRMQHYIDVSAQITDILRKFSDLVEPYSIDEQFIDVTGSLSLFGSPRQIAAAIQDQIRRDTGVYVRVGISYSKVTAKMACDLWAKKNEEGLFTLTREQLPTLLWQLPISQLFMVGRRMSAHFQSMGLVTIGHLAQLPLAELKWRMREKFHKNCDVDAELYWRIANGVDDSPVNSATYEVAPKSVGHQMTLPRDYYTLKDIKTVLLELAELVCRRCRKLKVNGAVVSVGCQGASFDAPTGFSRQSTMSDPANATNLVYESAVALFVLHWDGQPVRRVHLSLSSLSDESQYQLTLFESRPRYRALEQATDDLKNKYGDTIIGRAVSFTDAGQIKDRAGKIGGHYK, encoded by the coding sequence ATGAAGAAAGATCGAATCATTATGCTGTCCGATTGCCAGAGCTTCTATGCTTCCGTGGAGAAGGCCTCAAGTCCCCATTACAGCAACAAGCCACTCGTCGTGGCCGGAGATCCGGCAAGACGAAGCGGAATTGTATTAGCAGCCTGTCCTCTGGCCAAAACCTATGGTATTACCACCGCCGAAACTTTACGCGAAGCCCTGGCCAAATGCCCTGAGCTGATCGTGGTCAGACCACGAATGCAGCATTATATAGATGTCTCCGCCCAAATTACTGATATTCTCCGCAAATTCAGCGACCTCGTGGAGCCTTATTCTATCGATGAGCAGTTTATTGATGTTACCGGCAGCCTTTCCCTATTTGGCAGTCCACGGCAGATCGCGGCTGCCATTCAGGATCAAATCCGCCGAGATACAGGAGTATATGTGCGCGTCGGCATCAGCTATTCCAAGGTTACCGCCAAGATGGCTTGCGATCTGTGGGCCAAGAAGAATGAGGAAGGACTATTCACCCTCACGCGGGAACAGCTACCGACCTTGCTCTGGCAGCTGCCGATCAGCCAGCTGTTCATGGTAGGACGCCGCATGTCCGCCCATTTCCAAAGCATGGGTCTGGTAACCATCGGTCACTTGGCGCAGTTGCCCCTCGCCGAGCTAAAGTGGCGCATGCGGGAGAAATTCCATAAGAATTGCGACGTTGATGCAGAGCTTTATTGGCGAATTGCCAATGGTGTTGACGACAGCCCCGTAAATTCAGCAACCTACGAGGTGGCTCCTAAGAGTGTTGGCCACCAGATGACACTCCCTCGCGACTACTATACACTCAAGGACATTAAGACTGTGCTTCTGGAGCTCGCAGAGCTGGTCTGCAGGCGCTGTCGCAAACTGAAGGTAAATGGTGCAGTCGTGTCTGTTGGCTGCCAGGGTGCCAGCTTCGATGCCCCTACAGGATTTTCAAGGCAGAGCACGATGAGCGACCCCGCGAATGCTACCAATCTGGTATATGAGTCAGCCGTAGCTCTGTTCGTATTACATTGGGATGGTCAGCCCGTACGTAGAGTCCACCTAAGCCTCTCTAGCCTCTCCGACGAAAGTCAGTATCAGCTGACACTATTCGAATCACGGCCCCGCTACCGCGCACTCGAACAGGCCACCGATGATTTAAAGAATAAATATGGGGATACAATTATTGGACGGGCCGTTTCCTTTACCGATGCCGGGCAGATCAAGGATCGGGCTGGCAAGATTGGCGGACATTACAAATAA
- a CDS encoding DUF3231 family protein — protein sequence MGILNGNPKDEPMHYGEIFSVWQFSAKAKMTLSTLQAFHYHAGDQDLKKMIDDLMDQAQLEIKNCDKLLKANGITPFPLLPDRPSVKLEDIPVGARFSDPEIAAAISAGASMSLNECSQIMGMAIREDIGALFLKTHAQMAVLGLALLKMNKQKGWLIPPPLQVKKQEPVHA from the coding sequence ATGGGAATTCTAAACGGCAATCCTAAAGATGAACCGATGCACTATGGTGAAATTTTCAGTGTGTGGCAGTTCTCCGCCAAAGCCAAAATGACCTTATCTACGCTGCAGGCCTTTCATTATCATGCCGGGGATCAGGACTTAAAGAAAATGATTGATGATTTAATGGATCAGGCCCAGCTGGAAATCAAGAATTGCGACAAGCTCCTTAAAGCCAATGGAATTACTCCCTTTCCGCTACTTCCGGACCGTCCTTCCGTTAAACTTGAGGATATTCCTGTCGGTGCCCGGTTCTCCGATCCGGAAATCGCTGCAGCGATCTCTGCGGGTGCCTCGATGAGCCTGAACGAATGCAGCCAAATTATGGGAATGGCCATACGGGAAGATATCGGAGCCTTATTCTTAAAAACACATGCCCAAATGGCGGTATTGGGTCTCGCCCTTTTGAAAATGAATAAACAAAAGGGTTGGCTGATTCCGCCACCCCTTCAGGTGAAAAAACAAGAGCCTGTGCATGCCTGA
- a CDS encoding threonine/serine exporter family protein, translating into MDSTSNNSNTSIHEIIDLCLLAGKIMLQSGAETYRVEDTMTRMAASLGFPGAHSYVTPTVIMFTTSRMEPVKLFRIAERTTDLQKVSEVNDISRRLSERQITAAEARERLGVVDDSAHAYPIWLQIAAAALTGACFTIMFKGSLWDALPALLISGLGYTAVIYLHRIVEIRFFAEFTASFLIGLLAFFSVKFGIGHEMDKIIIGSVMPLVPGLLITNAVRDLMAGHLVSGLSKGADAFLTAFAIGTGIGLVLSLF; encoded by the coding sequence TTGGATAGTACCAGCAATAATAGCAACACTTCTATACATGAAATTATTGACTTATGCCTCCTAGCAGGGAAAATCATGCTCCAAAGCGGTGCCGAAACTTATCGCGTGGAGGATACAATGACGCGGATGGCTGCGTCCCTCGGCTTTCCAGGAGCGCATAGCTACGTAACGCCAACCGTCATCATGTTCACTACCAGTAGAATGGAACCAGTCAAGCTCTTCCGAATCGCGGAACGAACGACAGATTTGCAAAAGGTGTCCGAGGTCAATGATATCTCACGCCGCCTCAGTGAACGTCAAATCACAGCGGCTGAAGCCCGCGAACGGCTGGGTGTGGTGGATGACTCTGCGCATGCCTATCCCATTTGGCTGCAGATTGCCGCTGCTGCCCTGACAGGCGCCTGTTTTACGATCATGTTTAAAGGCAGCTTATGGGATGCTCTTCCGGCACTGTTGATCTCTGGGCTTGGCTATACGGCTGTCATCTACTTGCACCGAATAGTCGAAATCAGGTTCTTCGCGGAATTTACCGCCTCCTTTCTGATCGGCTTGCTTGCCTTCTTTTCCGTTAAATTTGGTATAGGGCATGAGATGGATAAAATCATTATCGGCTCTGTGATGCCGCTTGTACCAGGGCTGCTCATTACCAATGCGGTCCGTGATCTGATGGCTGGCCACTTGGTCTCCGGCCTATCCAAGGGAGCGGATGCTTTTCTGACTGCGTTTGCGATTGGAACAGGCATCGGGCTTGTGCTGTCACTTTTTTAA